In a genomic window of Occallatibacter riparius:
- a CDS encoding nuclear transport factor 2 family protein, protein MSSRPPLPPFTLETAIQKVRLAEDAWNTRDPEKVSLAYTPDSRWRNRAEFPTGREQIVGFLTRKWIRELDYRLIKELWAFRENRIAVRFAYECHDDSGNWFRAYGNENWEFDENGLMSARHASINELPIKASDRKFHWPLGRRPDDHPGLSALGL, encoded by the coding sequence ATGTCTTCACGTCCCCCTCTGCCTCCGTTTACGTTGGAGACTGCGATCCAGAAGGTCCGCCTGGCTGAAGATGCGTGGAACACGCGAGACCCGGAGAAGGTTTCTCTCGCCTACACTCCTGACTCGCGATGGCGAAATCGAGCGGAGTTTCCAACGGGAAGAGAACAGATCGTTGGTTTTCTCACTCGGAAATGGATCCGAGAGTTGGACTACCGCCTGATCAAGGAACTATGGGCATTTCGTGAGAATCGGATCGCGGTGCGCTTTGCCTACGAGTGCCATGACGATTCGGGCAACTGGTTCCGCGCCTACGGTAATGAGAATTGGGAATTCGATGAGAATGGATTGATGTCTGCGCGGCATGCCAGCATTAACGAACTCCCGATCAAGGCTTCCGATCGGAAGTTTCACTGGCCGCTCGGCAGGAGGCCGGATGATCATCCTGGGTTGAGTGCGCTGGGACTCTGA
- a CDS encoding pyridoxamine 5'-phosphate oxidase family protein, protein MSFGSLLFTPVVKELQERYGSRRQYERFSKSDDSSAHLTEFEIEFLAERDSFYWATIGATGWPYVQHRGGPKGFLKVVDDHTLALGDFRGNKQFISTGNLLTDNRVAMILVDYPRQARLKILGRVDVLEGEAASEWIERVRMPGYKAVIERVFLIHVDAYDWNCPQHITPRYTAEEIREAVHGIEERIDVLEKENQALRQELEKARVRTGN, encoded by the coding sequence ATGAGCTTTGGTTCGCTGCTGTTCACGCCGGTCGTCAAAGAACTCCAGGAGCGATACGGCAGTCGACGACAGTATGAGAGGTTCTCGAAATCGGATGACTCCTCCGCTCACCTAACCGAGTTTGAGATCGAGTTCCTCGCTGAGCGGGACAGCTTTTACTGGGCGACGATAGGCGCAACGGGATGGCCGTACGTTCAACATCGCGGCGGCCCAAAAGGATTTCTCAAGGTGGTCGACGATCACACGCTGGCATTGGGTGACTTCCGGGGCAACAAGCAGTTCATCAGTACAGGAAATTTGCTCACCGATAACAGGGTGGCCATGATCCTGGTCGACTATCCCCGCCAGGCGCGGCTCAAGATTCTGGGGCGTGTCGATGTGCTTGAAGGAGAAGCAGCGAGCGAATGGATCGAACGCGTCCGGATGCCGGGATACAAGGCGGTGATTGAGCGGGTGTTCCTCATTCACGTTGACGCCTATGACTGGAATTGTCCCCAGCACATAACTCCGCGGTATACCGCCGAAGAGATTCGCGAGGCTGTCCACGGGATCGAGGAACGGATTGACGTTCTCGAAAAAGAGAATCAGGCATTGCGCCAGGAATTGGAGAAGGCGCGCGTCCGAACTGGAAACTGA